A part of Paenibacillus sp. 481 genomic DNA contains:
- a CDS encoding chemotaxis protein CheX, translating into MRAEWIHPFLQSACTVIEQIVQVRPERGELEMLAWSGAHDLRIQIGLTGQLTGHVVFGLNEEAALKMASAMMGGFPLQALDAMSESAISELGNMISGNATTLMYNQGIHVDITPPQLLLAATPSCSTDKVLAIPLLMDGIGRFDVLMRAE; encoded by the coding sequence ATGAGAGCAGAATGGATTCATCCGTTTTTGCAATCCGCTTGTACGGTGATCGAACAAATAGTACAAGTTCGTCCGGAGCGGGGGGAGCTTGAAATGTTGGCTTGGAGCGGTGCGCACGACCTCCGTATCCAAATCGGCTTAACGGGTCAGTTGACGGGTCATGTTGTGTTCGGATTAAATGAAGAAGCTGCTTTAAAAATGGCTTCTGCCATGATGGGCGGCTTCCCATTACAAGCACTTGACGCGATGAGTGAGAGCGCTATCTCGGAGTTAGGAAATATGATTAGTGGCAATGCAACGACGTTGATGTACAATCAAGGGATACACGTTGATATTACGCCACCACAGCTACTATTGGCGGCTACGCCATCCTGCTCAACGGATAAAGTGCTGGCTATACCGCTGCTGATGGACGGCATTGGCCGTTTTGA
- a CDS encoding zinc dependent phospholipase C family protein, with amino-acid sequence MPNIWTHLLFGQEALTTSGLAHWLNTPAHKQLFNMGCQGPDFLFYHKFFPWQRNKTMNRLGSEMHAKHCGPVLIDLLDAAQYRKRETCVYMLGFVLHHILDRHMHPYVFVRSGFRKWDHQRFEILMDTQIVQRKLGLETWQTPVWTEIDTNGTFPEEVVDAFEKVTHKYYPELAYDVERKYWNEANRDMIRAQKLFHDPRGIKRVLTFGQIEPMMYKREVPPYDVLNETHRAWPDPTGTGDTYTTSIWDMWEEAAKDAARVLSATLHYWETRHAWEHGTTDHIVTRVDVDESLAQLRAAVGNRSYETGLPVEYNRPIRVEDPIWL; translated from the coding sequence ATGCCTAACATTTGGACGCACTTGCTATTCGGGCAAGAAGCGTTGACAACATCCGGATTGGCGCACTGGTTGAACACCCCTGCTCACAAGCAACTGTTCAATATGGGTTGCCAAGGACCGGACTTTTTATTCTATCATAAGTTCTTTCCTTGGCAGCGCAATAAGACCATGAACCGATTAGGGTCGGAAATGCATGCGAAGCATTGTGGTCCTGTCCTTATAGATCTACTCGATGCAGCACAGTACAGGAAACGTGAAACTTGTGTGTATATGTTGGGCTTCGTATTGCATCATATTTTAGATCGTCATATGCATCCCTACGTATTCGTTCGTTCTGGCTTCCGCAAATGGGATCATCAGCGTTTTGAAATTTTGATGGATACGCAAATTGTACAACGTAAGCTAGGACTGGAAACGTGGCAAACACCTGTCTGGACCGAAATAGATACAAATGGAACATTTCCAGAGGAAGTTGTGGATGCATTTGAAAAGGTGACCCACAAGTATTATCCTGAACTTGCGTACGATGTCGAGCGCAAATACTGGAATGAGGCGAATCGCGATATGATACGTGCGCAGAAGCTATTCCATGATCCGCGCGGTATTAAGCGAGTTCTGACGTTCGGTCAAATCGAACCGATGATGTATAAGCGTGAAGTGCCGCCATATGATGTTCTGAATGAGACGCATCGTGCTTGGCCAGATCCGACAGGCACAGGAGATACGTACACGACAAGCATATGGGATATGTGGGAAGAAGCTGCGAAAGATGCGGCACGTGTACTATCCGCTACCCTTCACTACTGGGAAACACGTCATGCATGGGAACACGGCACAACCGACCATATCGTAACTCGCGTAGACGTGGATGAAAGCTTAGCTCAACTTCGAGCAGCTGTCGGCAATCGATCCTACGAAACTGGCTTACCAGTCGAGTACAATCGGCCAATTAGGGTCGAAGATCCGATTTGGCTTTAA
- a CDS encoding Ppx/GppA phosphatase family protein, with amino-acid sequence MSQIGTEIEFDGERGTAMKHGREHRETQMRYMGIIDVGSNSVRLMIVKYNEHYFQVVYQWKEVVRLGDEFDAHGAIPEAKIDKLISILHLFNQMCSKYKPYQMHAVATAALRRATNRREIVRRVENVTGVTLNIIGGESEAYLDYVAVISTMNISDGLMMDIGGGSLELALIRNRELVESCSIPIGALTIAQQFSVQAQLTEQEEQRISQFIANWLERIPWLEEAHGLPLIGLGGTVRTLAKLESAASRIPFPTLHHHVLHASFVQSTFDSLKRLSLEEKERVSGLCSERADIIVGSLQVVAHVMNRLQAQYLIVCRKGVRDGMMFDLLRAEGMTVEQPLLFSIYNFRQRLELPNQSGAHVHRLFRMLVQQCAPVLGLEGNWTNIIQTSALLHDCGEVISPLERERHALYMLLNADLYGLTPRELVLSGCIASINRQLKFERAWRAYEPLLLPGDKRAVQMLGALLRLAVSFSATSVVHTVNCVIDQHEVIVYVQADTPPLLEVTEAYAIRTGFRKLFDRYLVIMADVSPALI; translated from the coding sequence ATGAGTCAAATAGGAACAGAAATAGAGTTTGATGGGGAGCGTGGCACAGCTATGAAACACGGGCGTGAGCACCGTGAAACGCAGATGCGTTATATGGGAATTATTGATGTCGGTTCCAATTCTGTGCGGCTAATGATCGTGAAGTACAATGAGCATTATTTTCAAGTGGTATATCAATGGAAAGAAGTTGTGCGCTTGGGCGATGAGTTTGATGCTCATGGTGCGATTCCTGAAGCAAAAATCGACAAGCTTATTTCAATTTTGCATTTATTTAATCAAATGTGTAGCAAATATAAGCCATACCAAATGCATGCAGTGGCGACAGCTGCTCTGCGCAGAGCTACTAACCGACGAGAAATTGTACGACGGGTTGAAAACGTCACTGGTGTAACACTCAATATAATCGGCGGCGAGTCCGAAGCGTATTTGGATTATGTAGCTGTCATTTCCACGATGAATATAAGTGATGGTTTGATGATGGACATCGGTGGGGGCTCGCTTGAGCTTGCGCTCATTCGTAATCGTGAACTTGTCGAAAGTTGTAGCATTCCAATCGGTGCTTTGACGATCGCCCAGCAATTTTCGGTGCAAGCACAATTGACTGAACAAGAAGAACAGCGGATCAGTCAGTTTATTGCGAATTGGCTGGAGCGGATTCCTTGGTTAGAAGAAGCACACGGATTGCCTCTCATTGGCTTAGGGGGGACGGTGCGCACACTTGCTAAGCTGGAATCAGCAGCAAGCCGCATTCCATTTCCTACCCTTCATCATCATGTTCTTCACGCCTCGTTTGTACAAAGCACGTTTGATTCACTTAAAAGGCTATCATTAGAAGAAAAAGAGCGTGTTTCGGGGTTATGTTCGGAGCGGGCAGATATTATAGTAGGGTCCTTACAGGTCGTTGCTCATGTTATGAACAGACTTCAAGCTCAATATCTCATCGTATGCCGTAAAGGTGTGCGTGACGGGATGATGTTTGATTTATTAAGAGCCGAAGGCATGACTGTGGAACAGCCGTTGTTGTTCTCGATTTACAATTTCAGACAGCGCTTGGAACTGCCTAATCAGTCTGGTGCGCACGTTCATCGTTTGTTCAGGATGTTAGTTCAGCAATGCGCTCCCGTACTTGGCCTTGAAGGGAACTGGACAAACATTATTCAAACAAGCGCCTTACTACATGATTGTGGCGAAGTCATCTCGCCTTTAGAGCGGGAAAGGCATGCGCTGTATATGCTTCTTAACGCTGACCTATATGGCTTGACGCCGCGTGAGCTTGTCCTAAGTGGTTGTATTGCCTCTATTAATCGACAATTAAAATTTGAACGAGCGTGGCGGGCATACGAGCCATTATTGTTGCCAGGCGACAAACGCGCCGTGCAAATGCTTGGAGCGCTGCTACGTTTAGCGGTAAGCTTTAGTGCTACTTCAGTGGTACATACCGTCAATTGTGTGATCGACCAGCATGAGGTTATCGTATACGTGCAGGCCGACACGCCGCCATTGTTGGAAGTAACAGAAGCATATGCCATACGTACAGGTTTTCGTAAGTTGTTCGACCGCTATCTCGTTATTATGGCTGACGTATCTCCGGCACTAATCTAG
- a CDS encoding ABC transporter substrate-binding protein, with the protein MDKTFVVRFLLIIIVCTTVLTACSMSSNSGSNPSEAIDFSKLTLEQIVEQAKKEGEVNSVGMPDSWANWVQTWQDLQTTYGLKHVDTDMSSAEELAKFESEKNDATADIGDVGIAFGPLAKEKGITLPYKTSYWNDIPNWAKDEEGHWLLGYTGTLAFITDKNKVKQPPTSWADLKNGSYKVAIGDVMKANQAQFAVLAAAYAFGGDEKNIQPGLDFYAELAKSGRISPIDASPANLEKGEVEVGLLWDFNALNYRDSIDKKRFEVVIPQEASVTSGYATIINKYAKHPHAAMLAREYILSDRGQANLARGYARPIRANAKLPDDALLKLLPNDMYVNARPVQDMKAWEAMTKQLPQLWQEQVLIHVK; encoded by the coding sequence ATGGATAAGACATTCGTTGTTCGCTTTCTATTAATCATTATCGTATGCACAACTGTGTTAACGGCTTGCTCCATGAGTAGCAACAGCGGGAGCAACCCGAGCGAAGCGATTGATTTTTCCAAGCTGACTTTAGAGCAAATCGTGGAACAGGCCAAAAAAGAAGGTGAAGTGAATTCGGTTGGCATGCCCGACTCGTGGGCGAACTGGGTACAAACTTGGCAAGATCTACAGACGACTTACGGGTTGAAACATGTCGATACGGATATGTCCAGTGCAGAAGAACTAGCCAAATTTGAATCTGAAAAAAATGACGCTACCGCCGATATCGGTGATGTTGGCATCGCGTTTGGACCACTTGCTAAAGAGAAAGGCATCACTTTGCCCTATAAAACGTCCTACTGGAACGACATCCCTAACTGGGCAAAAGATGAAGAGGGGCATTGGCTACTCGGCTATACAGGCACACTCGCTTTTATTACAGATAAAAATAAAGTAAAACAACCACCTACATCGTGGGCAGATCTGAAAAATGGTAGCTACAAAGTCGCAATCGGCGACGTCATGAAAGCAAATCAGGCTCAATTTGCCGTGTTGGCAGCAGCTTATGCGTTCGGTGGCGATGAAAAAAATATTCAGCCAGGGTTGGACTTTTATGCGGAACTAGCAAAGTCCGGTCGAATTAGCCCTATCGACGCAAGTCCTGCCAATTTGGAAAAAGGCGAAGTCGAAGTTGGACTGCTTTGGGATTTCAACGCTTTAAATTATCGTGATTCGATTGATAAGAAGCGTTTTGAGGTCGTTATTCCACAAGAAGCATCGGTTACAAGCGGTTACGCAACGATCATTAATAAGTATGCCAAGCATCCGCATGCAGCGATGTTGGCACGGGAATACATCTTATCGGACCGAGGGCAAGCCAACTTAGCACGCGGCTACGCACGCCCGATTCGGGCTAACGCCAAACTGCCGGATGACGCGCTGCTTAAGCTGCTACCGAATGACATGTACGTGAATGCTCGTCCCGTTCAAGATATGAAAGCGTGGGAAGCGATGACCAAACAACTGCCACAGCTGTGGCAAGAGCAGGTGCTTATTCATGTTAAATAG
- a CDS encoding alkaline phosphatase family protein encodes MLNSDNAHVSNGLLNRASDKLIFIMLDGLRYDAAVQRMGFMHHLVEQGLAARFRVQSELPSLSRPLYEVLLTGTPVWKHGITTNDTVRLSHEQSLFHLTRQHGRTNAAAAYYWVSELYNRAPFNRAADRIQLHTGLAIDHGLFYWEDHYPDSHLFADAHFLLQLAQPDLLYVHSMNIDHAGHSFTGGGESASYRNHVITADVLLASTLPAWINMGYQIIVTADHGMNADSNHGGTTDAERHVPLFIISEQVKSGVYDITLPQLEIAPLACRLLDIKPAEAMVPLTKLQAAGAFY; translated from the coding sequence ATGTTAAATAGCGATAACGCTCATGTATCGAATGGCTTGCTGAATCGGGCGAGCGATAAATTAATTTTCATTATGCTGGACGGATTGCGTTATGATGCAGCCGTGCAGCGCATGGGCTTTATGCATCATCTGGTCGAACAAGGGCTAGCCGCCCGCTTTCGCGTACAATCTGAGCTGCCTAGCTTGTCACGGCCACTCTATGAAGTCCTTCTGACAGGCACTCCTGTCTGGAAGCATGGCATTACGACGAACGATACGGTGCGCTTGTCGCATGAGCAAAGCCTATTTCACTTAACGCGCCAGCATGGGCGAACGAACGCTGCTGCCGCCTATTACTGGGTAAGCGAATTGTACAATCGCGCTCCGTTCAACCGCGCGGCCGATCGGATTCAGCTTCATACTGGGCTGGCCATCGATCATGGACTGTTTTACTGGGAGGACCATTACCCCGATTCGCATCTGTTTGCGGATGCACATTTCTTGCTTCAGTTAGCGCAGCCTGATTTGTTGTACGTTCATTCGATGAACATTGATCATGCTGGGCACAGCTTTACGGGCGGTGGAGAGTCGGCATCGTATCGGAACCACGTGATTACAGCCGATGTGCTGCTTGCCAGCACTCTACCAGCCTGGATCAACATGGGCTATCAAATTATCGTGACAGCAGACCATGGGATGAACGCCGATAGCAATCACGGCGGTACAACCGACGCCGAACGGCATGTGCCGCTGTTTATCATAAGCGAGCAGGTCAAGTCAGGCGTGTACGATATCACGCTGCCACAGCTGGAGATTGCTCCTCTCGCATGTCGATTGCTGGACATCAAGCCAGCGGAGGCGATGGTGCCCTTAACGAAGCTGCAAGCAGCAGGAGCTTTCTATTAA
- a CDS encoding ABC transporter permease — MKKWNGMLIATLVPFFSFILLFMCVPLLFMLLGSFQVEGGGGWTLDHYAEIFGNPYYTQALQNSMLIACWSAVMGIMVSVFAAYGVTKFPKYVQERILVLTNLTSNFAGIPLAFAFIVLLGNSGLFTLLFRSFGIDLGQSFNLYSWGGLTVIYVYFQLPLGILLLYPIYHGIQEQWKEAATLLGASSYQFWLRIGAPMLLPSIAGTFSIMFANAMGAYATAYALTGSTYNLVPIRISNLVSGDVFARPELGSALATALGLTLVTALLLNEWLTRRIRRDLR, encoded by the coding sequence ATGAAAAAATGGAATGGGATGCTAATTGCGACACTCGTCCCTTTTTTCAGCTTCATTCTATTGTTTATGTGTGTTCCATTGCTATTTATGTTGTTAGGCAGCTTTCAAGTTGAAGGTGGAGGCGGTTGGACGCTTGACCATTACGCTGAAATCTTCGGCAATCCTTATTACACACAAGCGTTGCAAAATAGCATGCTCATCGCCTGTTGGTCGGCGGTAATGGGCATTATGGTCTCCGTGTTTGCTGCTTACGGTGTAACAAAGTTTCCGAAGTACGTGCAAGAGCGCATCCTTGTACTAACCAATTTGACGTCAAATTTTGCGGGAATCCCACTTGCATTCGCCTTTATTGTGCTGCTCGGCAACAGTGGCTTGTTTACCCTACTGTTTCGCTCTTTCGGCATCGATTTGGGACAATCGTTCAATTTGTATTCATGGGGCGGATTAACTGTTATTTATGTATATTTTCAACTACCATTAGGTATTTTGCTGCTATATCCAATATATCACGGTATTCAAGAACAATGGAAGGAAGCGGCAACTTTGCTTGGTGCTTCCTCGTATCAGTTCTGGCTACGCATCGGAGCACCGATGCTGCTGCCTAGCATTGCGGGCACGTTCAGCATCATGTTTGCTAATGCAATGGGGGCGTACGCAACCGCCTATGCACTCACAGGCAGCACGTATAACTTGGTTCCGATTCGCATTAGCAACTTGGTGTCGGGTGATGTGTTTGCGCGGCCTGAGTTGGGCAGCGCACTAGCAACTGCGCTTGGGCTGACCCTTGTCACGGCTCTACTGTTGAATGAATGGCTGACACGCCGGATTCGGAGGGATTTGCGATGA
- a CDS encoding ABC transporter permease — protein MLVIAAIYLFLPIAATVLYSFATTWNTTVLPEGLTLNWYAQLFQDMRFIESFSRSLLLSGGATLLALLVTVPAIFTIMVYAPRLERAIQSLVMASYALPGVIMAVGLIRAYAGKGISMLLIIIGAYVVAMLPFIYQAVSNSLRTINAAVLMEAAQLLGASRLRAFVRIIVPNIMPGILVAGLLSFSMLFGEFVLINMLVGGKFETLQIYLYGVISKSGHMSSAIVVTYFVCMAIISTLLLKLGTTGSTAAIGSVRSTRSAKSTESKRRALR, from the coding sequence ATGCTCGTTATCGCTGCTATTTATTTGTTCTTGCCTATTGCCGCGACTGTGTTGTATTCGTTCGCGACAACTTGGAATACAACCGTGTTGCCTGAAGGGCTCACGTTGAACTGGTACGCGCAACTCTTTCAAGATATGCGCTTTATCGAATCGTTTAGCCGCTCCTTGCTCTTAAGCGGCGGGGCGACACTGCTCGCGTTGCTGGTCACTGTGCCAGCTATCTTCACCATCATGGTGTACGCGCCACGCTTGGAGCGCGCCATTCAAAGTCTAGTCATGGCTAGCTATGCATTGCCTGGCGTCATTATGGCCGTTGGCCTGATTCGCGCCTATGCGGGCAAAGGTATATCCATGCTGCTCATTATTATCGGCGCGTATGTTGTAGCTATGCTACCGTTCATCTACCAAGCGGTGAGCAACAGCTTGCGCACGATCAACGCTGCGGTACTGATGGAAGCAGCACAGTTGCTTGGTGCTAGCCGATTGCGCGCCTTCGTGCGCATTATCGTGCCTAACATCATGCCAGGCATCCTCGTTGCTGGATTGCTTTCATTTTCCATGCTGTTTGGCGAATTTGTACTTATTAATATGTTAGTGGGCGGCAAGTTTGAAACGCTGCAAATTTATTTGTACGGGGTCATCAGTAAGAGTGGGCATATGTCCAGCGCGATCGTGGTCACTTATTTTGTATGCATGGCCATTATTAGTACGCTGCTATTAAAGCTCGGAACGACAGGATCGACAGCAGCGATAGGATCGGTACGTTCAACAAGATCAGCAAAATCAACCGAGTCAAAAAGGAGGGCATTGCGATGA
- a CDS encoding ABC transporter ATP-binding protein: protein MSYVSIQQLTKSFSKQTVLHNLQLQCEHGELITLLGPSGCGKSTLLRIIAGLTTPDSGTIHIAGQDVTSLPAKDREIGMVFQSYALFPNLTVAENIAFGLQMKKLPPAAIKQEVADMIQLVGLEDKERAYPRELSGGQQQRVALARSLVLKPKVLLLDEPLSALDAQIRKHLRKQLRDIQRELNMTTVLVTHDQEEAMSISDRIYLMNAGKMEQFGSPHDIYTRPRSSFVARFIGNYNVLSRAELERLAPHCAAQAEQALRYAIRPETLSEEPIPYGDALTGTIDHVSMLGNITRFEMDIAGCRVYADHLHRAYEPSCSGQLKTIYLNPKDVIPLHDDAA from the coding sequence ATGAGCTACGTCTCGATTCAGCAACTAACGAAATCATTCAGCAAACAGACGGTGCTGCATAACCTTCAACTACAATGTGAACACGGTGAATTAATTACACTGCTCGGCCCGAGCGGCTGCGGCAAAAGTACGCTCCTACGCATTATAGCCGGCTTAACGACGCCGGACAGCGGCACAATTCACATCGCCGGACAAGATGTTACGAGCTTGCCTGCAAAGGATCGTGAGATCGGCATGGTCTTTCAATCCTATGCATTATTTCCGAACTTAACGGTTGCCGAAAATATCGCCTTCGGCCTACAAATGAAAAAGCTACCGCCCGCCGCCATCAAGCAGGAAGTAGCTGACATGATTCAGCTCGTCGGGCTAGAAGACAAGGAACGCGCCTATCCGCGCGAGCTATCCGGCGGACAGCAGCAACGCGTTGCGCTCGCGCGCTCGCTCGTGCTGAAGCCGAAAGTGCTGCTGCTCGACGAGCCGCTAAGCGCCCTTGATGCGCAAATTCGTAAACATTTGCGCAAGCAGCTGCGCGATATTCAGCGCGAATTAAATATGACGACCGTGCTCGTGACGCATGATCAGGAAGAAGCGATGTCCATTAGCGACCGCATTTATTTAATGAACGCCGGAAAAATGGAACAGTTCGGCTCCCCGCACGACATTTATACGCGCCCGCGCAGCTCTTTTGTGGCCCGCTTCATCGGCAACTACAATGTGTTGTCCCGTGCAGAGCTGGAACGATTAGCTCCCCACTGCGCAGCACAAGCCGAACAAGCACTACGGTACGCAATTCGTCCAGAAACACTAAGCGAGGAGCCGATTCCGTATGGCGACGCCTTAACGGGAACGATTGACCACGTGTCCATGCTCGGCAACATTACTCGCTTTGAAATGGACATCGCAGGCTGTCGCGTCTATGCCGATCATTTGCATCGGGCGTACGAGCCTAGTTGTAGCGGACAGTTGAAGACGATATACCTGAATCCGAAAGATGTCATCCCGCTTCATGACGATGCTGCTTAA
- a CDS encoding M3 family oligoendopeptidase has translation MNKFSEFQYERPDLQIIEQRFKQLVEQFSSADSFAAQDQVMTQINKLRSEIGTQMTIASIRHSIDTNDAFYKAEQDYFDEIGPVVQEYVTDYYRALVESAFRTELEQKWGSQLFKLADLSLKTFKPEVIEDLQLENKLSTEYAQLIASAKILFEGEERTLSQLTPFEVSTDRDVRRRAAEARYQFMTDHEADFDRIYDELVKVRTQIAKKLGYTNFVELGYARMSRTDYNAEMVANFRKQVLEYIVPVTTKLAERQRQRIGVDEFLYYDEEFKFKSGNAAPKGDPDWIVQNGAKMYAELSPELNEFYSFMVDNDLMDLLSKKGKQGGGYCTYIEDYRAPYIFANFNGTSGDIDVLTHEAGHAFQVYESRHFDVPEYNWPTTEACEIHSMSMEYFTWPWMQLFFEEDTDKYKYSHLSGTLMFIPYGVSVDEFQHFVYENPDATPDERKRAWREIEKKYLPMRHFEQNDYLERGGYWQRQAHIFQNPFYYIDYTLAEICAMQFWKRMHEDWKPAWEDYLTLCRAGGSQSFTELVKLAGLNSPFEDGCVESVIGDIETWLNGVDDSKL, from the coding sequence ATGAATAAATTCAGTGAATTTCAATATGAGCGTCCTGATTTGCAAATAATTGAACAACGGTTCAAACAACTCGTCGAGCAATTTAGCAGCGCAGACAGCTTTGCTGCTCAAGATCAAGTGATGACGCAAATCAATAAGTTGCGGAGTGAAATCGGTACGCAAATGACGATTGCGAGCATTCGTCACTCGATTGATACGAATGATGCTTTTTACAAGGCAGAGCAGGACTATTTCGATGAAATTGGTCCAGTCGTACAAGAGTATGTAACCGATTACTATCGTGCATTAGTCGAGTCCGCATTCAGAACTGAATTGGAGCAAAAATGGGGCAGCCAACTGTTCAAGCTGGCAGACCTTTCATTAAAAACGTTCAAACCTGAAGTGATTGAAGATTTGCAGTTGGAAAATAAACTTTCAACGGAATACGCACAACTGATCGCTTCCGCTAAAATCTTATTCGAAGGTGAAGAGCGGACGTTGTCGCAGCTCACTCCGTTTGAAGTGTCCACGGATCGGGATGTTAGACGCCGTGCTGCTGAAGCTAGATATCAATTTATGACCGATCACGAGGCGGATTTCGACCGTATATATGATGAACTCGTTAAAGTACGTACCCAAATTGCGAAGAAATTGGGCTACACGAATTTTGTGGAGCTAGGTTATGCACGCATGAGCCGTACGGATTATAACGCAGAGATGGTGGCGAACTTCCGTAAACAAGTGTTGGAGTATATTGTGCCTGTCACAACGAAGCTTGCGGAACGCCAACGCCAACGGATTGGTGTCGATGAATTCTTGTACTACGATGAGGAATTCAAGTTCAAGTCCGGCAACGCAGCACCAAAAGGCGATCCGGATTGGATCGTTCAGAACGGCGCTAAAATGTATGCTGAATTGTCCCCAGAACTCAACGAGTTCTACTCTTTTATGGTAGACAATGATTTAATGGATCTGCTGAGCAAAAAGGGCAAGCAAGGCGGCGGCTACTGTACATACATTGAAGATTATCGAGCGCCGTACATTTTTGCGAACTTTAACGGCACTTCCGGCGATATTGACGTTCTGACGCATGAAGCGGGCCATGCTTTCCAAGTGTATGAGAGCAGACACTTTGATGTGCCGGAATATAATTGGCCAACGACGGAAGCTTGTGAAATTCACTCGATGAGTATGGAGTACTTTACTTGGCCGTGGATGCAGCTGTTCTTTGAAGAAGATACCGATAAATACAAGTACTCACATTTGTCAGGGACGCTGATGTTCATCCCTTATGGTGTGTCCGTTGACGAATTCCAGCATTTTGTATATGAAAATCCAGATGCTACACCAGACGAGCGTAAGCGTGCATGGCGTGAGATTGAGAAGAAATACTTGCCGATGCGCCATTTCGAACAAAATGATTATTTGGAGCGTGGTGGTTACTGGCAAAGACAGGCCCACATTTTCCAGAATCCGTTCTATTATATTGATTACACGTTGGCAGAAATTTGTGCGATGCAATTCTGGAAGCGAATGCATGAAGATTGGAAGCCAGCATGGGAAGATTATTTGACGTTGTGCCGTGCGGGTGGAAGCCAGTCCTTTACGGAGTTGGTAAAGCTGGCGGGTCTTAATTCCCCGTTTGAGGATGGTTGTGTGGAATCGGTTATTGGTGATATCGAGACATGGCTGAATGGGGTAGACGATTCGAAGTTATAG
- a CDS encoding ArsR/SmtB family transcription factor, with protein sequence MPAKVATVAALLADSSRTAMLTHLLDGRYHAAGELAGVAGITAQTASFHLAKMSESGLVIAERHGRHRYYRIGDSVAAEIIEQLLSAAGADSTNITSLKQSEQMKKLSQARICYDHLAGNIAVQMIRSLEERNIVVKVDMRYDVTANGDLFSKKMGLDLDILRKKRRTFARCCLDWTEREHHLAGSLGQALTEWMLEKEWIIRDGATRAVYVTEAGARGIAAMFPSMKKENESF encoded by the coding sequence TTGCCCGCTAAAGTGGCTACCGTGGCTGCCTTACTAGCAGACTCCTCCCGTACCGCAATGCTCACCCATTTGCTCGACGGTCGTTATCATGCGGCAGGAGAACTCGCGGGAGTGGCAGGAATTACGGCTCAGACAGCCAGCTTTCATCTTGCTAAAATGAGTGAATCTGGACTCGTAATCGCCGAGAGACACGGGCGGCACCGCTACTATCGGATCGGCGATTCAGTAGCGGCGGAAATCATCGAACAGCTGCTGTCGGCTGCTGGTGCCGACTCGACGAACATCACTTCGCTGAAACAGTCCGAGCAGATGAAAAAGCTTAGCCAAGCTAGAATTTGCTATGATCATTTGGCAGGGAATATCGCCGTACAAATGATCCGGTCACTAGAGGAGCGTAACATCGTCGTAAAGGTTGACATGCGCTATGACGTAACCGCGAATGGAGACCTTTTTTCCAAAAAAATGGGACTCGATTTAGACATCTTGCGCAAAAAACGTCGGACCTTTGCACGCTGCTGCCTCGATTGGACCGAACGTGAGCATCATTTGGCGGGCTCGTTAGGTCAAGCGCTAACCGAGTGGATGCTGGAAAAAGAATGGATAATCCGTGATGGAGCAACTCGTGCTGTCTATGTGACAGAAGCGGGAGCACGGGGGATTGCAGCAATGTTCCCAAGCATGAAGAAGGAAAATGAATCTTTTTAA